A window from Chrysemys picta bellii isolate R12L10 chromosome 2, ASM1138683v2, whole genome shotgun sequence encodes these proteins:
- the FOXQ1 gene encoding forkhead box protein Q1, with the protein MKLEVFAPRYEDKLGGSDQEGSGAPSPAPGDSELGSDGDCAAHSPGSEGAAGAGPAGAEGGKGKPYTRRPKPPYSYIALIAMAIRDSAGGRLTLAEINDYLMGRFPFFRGAYTGWRNSVRHNLSLNDCFVKVLRDPARPWGKDNYWMLNPSSEYTFADGVFRRRRKRLSRAPPPPSPRPAPAAPCCCCSSAPCSCAGGPAEEGRAGAAAARPGSKFSSSFAIESILSRPFQRAPAPGRALWGAPPAPYPLGSYPHPPASLYAGGGLLPLYAYGPAPLERRREALTAGGAPHPPEPPQLFPSPSEALLGSPLYCPLRLPGSLHPATGLPASYPPYPLESLLP; encoded by the coding sequence ATGAAGCTGGAGGTCTTCGCCCCGCGCTACGAGGACAAGCTGGGCGGCAGCGACCAGGAGGGCAGCGGGGCCCCGTCCCCCGCGCCGGGCGATAGCGAGCTGGGCTCGGACGGGGACTGCGCCGCCCACAGCCCGGGCAGCGAGGGGGCGGCGGGCGCGGGGCCGGCGGGCGCGGAGGGCGGGAAGGGGAAGCCGTACACGCGGCGGCCCAAGCCGCCCTACTCCTACATCGCGCTCATCGCCATGGCCATCCGGGACTCGGCCGGCGGCCGCCTCACGCTGGCCGAGATCAACGACTACCTGATGGGCCGCTTCCCCTTCTTCCGCGGCGCCTACACGGGCTGGCGCAACTCGGTGCGGCACAACCTGTCGCTCAACGACTGCTTCGTCAAGGTGCTGCGcgacccggcccggccctggggcAAGGACAACTACTGGATGCTCAACCCCAGCAGCGAGTACACCTTCGCCGACGGGGTCTTCCGCCGCCGCCGCAAGCGCCTCAGCCGCGCCCCGCCTCCGCCTTCCCCGCGCCCGGCACCAGccgccccctgctgctgctgctcctccgccCCGTGCAGCTGCGCCGGGGGCCCCGCCGAGGAAGGGCGAGCGGGCGCCGCCGCGGCCAGGCCGGGCTCCAAGTTCTCCAGCTCCTTCGCCATCGAGAGCATCCTGAGCCGGCCCTTCCAGCGCGCCCCCGCCCCGGGCCGGGCGCTCTGGGGCGCGCCGCCCGCCCCCTACCCGCTGGGCTCCTACCCGCACCCGCCGGCCTCCCTCTACGCCGGCGGCGGCCTCCTGCCGCTCTACGCCTACGGGCCCGCGCCGCTGGAGCGCAGGAGGGAGGCGCTGACGGCCGGCGGCGCCCCCCACCCGCCGGAGCCTCCccagctcttcccctccccttccgaGGCGCTGCTCGGCTCCCCGCTCTATTGCCCCCTCCGACTGCCCGGCTCGTTGCACCCAGCCACGGGGCTCCCGGCCTCTTACCCGCCCTACCCCCTCGAGAGCCTCCTGCCTTAA